A window of the Bacteriovorax sp. PP10 genome harbors these coding sequences:
- a CDS encoding S41 family peptidase translates to MIKTSILSAVLMTSALLHTPEVNARVLDPSSGAMVNTGLLKDVYSGVKFNYLNKEDRLLVLKDLLKTVELQYALLPLKKQLIGLNYEKLKADAIAAEEASDDILLDTKDRKNSELRDRVAFLQASSNMDFIDRMTVLIAQFKDTHFGIYDKIARPFIYTGLRFYRIDGKIVVSQLETKFLGMASKLSGADLSTIKIGDEVISIDGVPVEDKIKELKPYISGSSDDFIDSEAIRSLTLRNVKYEKKNFIRVVFKNAGTIKLPIFSNSTMSDTPRLDAITFLNKFEIPSDTSSIGITFDQTLKKWTDSDMSFIGYRASKIAKNLKDLKEYVSDSGSAAIRTGYFINKGKTYAVLQVLTFSAPKVKNGENALAFIDALRNFVLEVKESEVPLILDLRVNNGGNGSYPSKLMSMLIADTKAEFASSTEALRMTQYIRQINEGYLVQRVAAEDENEGMTIDMMKDLIDTALDNNDEYTPMHVMAGTMKADPKVGGFPNKIVTLVSPDCISACDKTAFLIQSTKRSPIIGSHSNGTGAGFTSSNELNTQWSDRLNMFSATVPNYLFGRPGALGTLVFGENSVLEMCSENKPTPADIQYKATALDLNRENLGWLQKAAEVLESNNVQLKSDIRSTISI, encoded by the coding sequence ATGATCAAGACATCGATTCTTTCTGCTGTACTAATGACTTCTGCACTTCTTCATACTCCTGAAGTTAATGCCAGAGTTCTTGATCCATCAAGTGGAGCAATGGTTAATACAGGCCTATTAAAAGATGTTTATTCAGGAGTTAAATTTAACTATCTTAATAAAGAAGACCGTCTTCTTGTTTTAAAAGATTTATTAAAAACAGTAGAGCTTCAATATGCGCTTCTTCCTTTAAAGAAGCAGCTGATTGGTCTTAATTATGAAAAGTTAAAAGCTGATGCTATCGCCGCAGAAGAAGCTAGCGATGATATTCTTCTTGATACTAAAGACAGAAAAAATAGTGAACTAAGAGATAGAGTGGCCTTTCTTCAAGCAAGCAGCAATATGGATTTTATCGATAGAATGACTGTTTTGATCGCTCAGTTTAAAGACACGCACTTTGGAATTTACGATAAGATCGCAAGACCATTTATCTATACTGGTCTTCGTTTTTACAGGATTGATGGAAAGATCGTTGTATCTCAACTAGAAACAAAGTTCCTTGGAATGGCAAGCAAGCTTTCAGGAGCTGACTTATCAACGATTAAAATTGGTGATGAAGTTATCTCAATTGATGGTGTGCCGGTAGAAGATAAAATTAAAGAATTAAAACCTTATATCTCAGGAAGCTCTGACGACTTTATCGATTCAGAAGCCATCCGCAGCCTGACACTTAGAAATGTTAAATATGAAAAGAAAAATTTCATTAGAGTTGTTTTTAAAAATGCTGGAACAATTAAGCTTCCAATTTTTTCAAACAGTACAATGTCAGACACACCAAGACTGGATGCAATTACATTCTTAAACAAGTTTGAAATTCCATCAGATACAAGCTCAATTGGAATTACTTTTGATCAGACACTTAAGAAATGGACTGACTCTGATATGTCATTCATTGGATACAGAGCAAGCAAGATTGCAAAAAACTTAAAAGACCTTAAAGAGTACGTAAGTGATTCTGGATCAGCGGCAATCAGAACAGGATACTTTATCAATAAAGGGAAAACATACGCAGTTCTGCAAGTGCTAACTTTCTCAGCACCGAAAGTTAAGAATGGAGAGAACGCACTGGCATTTATTGATGCTTTAAGAAATTTCGTACTGGAAGTTAAAGAAAGTGAAGTGCCACTTATCCTAGACCTGCGTGTAAACAATGGTGGAAATGGTTCATACCCATCAAAGCTAATGAGCATGTTAATTGCTGATACAAAAGCTGAATTCGCAAGTTCAACTGAAGCTCTAAGAATGACTCAATATATTCGTCAAATTAACGAAGGGTACCTGGTCCAAAGAGTTGCTGCTGAAGATGAAAATGAAGGTATGACGATTGATATGATGAAAGACTTAATTGATACGGCACTTGATAATAATGACGAGTATACTCCAATGCACGTTATGGCCGGAACAATGAAAGCTGACCCAAAAGTTGGTGGATTCCCTAATAAGATTGTAACGCTCGTATCACCTGACTGTATTAGTGCATGTGATAAAACAGCTTTCTTAATCCAGTCGACAAAAAGATCTCCGATTATTGGATCTCATAGTAACGGAACAGGAGCAGGGTTTACATCAAGTAATGAATTGAACACTCAATGGTCAGACCGCTTAAATATGTTTTCAGCAACAGTACCAAACTACTTATTTGGTAGACCAGGAGCTCTAGGAACTTTAGTGTTTGGAGAAAACTCTGTATTAGAAATGTGTAGTGAGAATAAGCCAACTCCTGCAGATATTCAGTACAAGGCAACAGCTCTGGACTTAAATAGAGAGAACCTAGGTTGGTTACAAAAAGCTGCCGAGGTACTTGAGTCAAATAACGTACAACTAAAGTCAGATATTCGTTCGACGATTTCAATCTAA
- a CDS encoding carboxy terminal-processing peptidase translates to MKRLCLVLVLLLSFNAYSQAKDPKDPRREKLIGNILKNALETYHYRGIKINDEVSQKAFQQYLKKIDGSKQFLTKSDIKELEAYQFQMDDEMVSGDYVLIEKGLAVIKKRIALAEGLRKELFKKQFDFNGNETLELDPEKRDWVTDDTKLKANWEIVFKQATLNKYLSLIDEQTEKPVAKGAKASTKPIKKVKVEKKLTDAELRTKAHESVSKRFQKIFERLAAQDREDQMDNFYNSITAIFDPHTNYLPSKKKEDFDIDITGKLEGIGAVLQEDGSFIKVVQIVPGGPAWRGKELETDDVILSVAQGAKEAVDLTDMKVDDAVRYIRGKKGTEVRLTIKKVDGSRKIISIIRDEIEVAASFAKSSVLQYKDSDVKVGYIQLPKFYRDFENSKINCTDDVRKEIERLKKAKVDAIVLDLRNNGGGALEDARLMSGLFIEKGPIVQVKNHMGQIEVLEDDDTSVSYDGPLVVLQNRFSASASEILAGAMQDYGRAVIVGGDFSHGKGTVQAVLDLNRGPLVSIFGETMGALKVTIQKFYRVTGASTQYKGITPDLILPDIYSYVESREKDLEYSLPWDQIQAKPFSKWNKFTYNVPDLKAKSAARVKVNPRFAKINRNVDYLNKKKKETIVSLNLKKVQDEEAATKKMAEELKLEDEDKTVMVTNFEDSLKAHENIRPADMKKWAKDFEQRKDEWIKTLRQDAVLGESMMIAGDIVKSLKTKNTASAK, encoded by the coding sequence ATGAAACGTCTGTGCCTTGTATTGGTATTGTTACTCTCTTTTAATGCTTATTCACAGGCGAAAGATCCGAAAGATCCAAGGCGTGAAAAATTAATTGGTAACATTCTAAAAAATGCTCTTGAAACATATCACTATCGTGGAATTAAAATTAACGATGAAGTGTCTCAAAAAGCATTCCAACAATATTTAAAGAAAATTGATGGATCAAAACAATTCTTAACTAAGTCAGACATTAAAGAACTGGAAGCTTACCAGTTTCAAATGGACGATGAAATGGTTAGTGGGGATTACGTTTTAATCGAGAAAGGTTTAGCAGTCATCAAAAAGAGAATTGCTCTTGCTGAAGGACTGAGAAAAGAACTTTTCAAAAAACAATTTGATTTCAATGGTAATGAAACGCTGGAACTTGATCCTGAAAAAAGAGATTGGGTAACAGACGACACAAAACTAAAAGCTAATTGGGAAATTGTTTTTAAACAGGCCACTCTTAATAAGTATCTTTCTCTAATTGATGAACAAACAGAGAAGCCGGTAGCGAAGGGAGCAAAAGCTTCTACAAAACCAATTAAGAAAGTAAAAGTTGAAAAGAAACTTACAGATGCTGAATTAAGAACTAAAGCACACGAGTCAGTTTCTAAAAGATTCCAAAAGATTTTCGAACGTCTTGCAGCTCAAGACAGAGAAGATCAAATGGATAACTTCTATAACTCAATCACAGCTATTTTTGATCCACATACTAACTACCTTCCTTCTAAGAAGAAAGAAGATTTTGATATCGACATCACAGGTAAACTTGAAGGAATCGGGGCCGTATTACAAGAAGACGGATCATTCATTAAAGTTGTTCAAATCGTTCCAGGTGGACCTGCTTGGAGAGGAAAGGAACTTGAAACTGATGACGTCATTTTATCAGTTGCTCAAGGTGCAAAAGAAGCAGTTGACCTTACAGATATGAAAGTGGACGATGCTGTTCGTTACATCCGTGGTAAAAAAGGAACTGAAGTTCGTTTAACAATTAAGAAAGTTGATGGATCAAGAAAAATTATTTCTATCATCCGTGATGAAATCGAAGTGGCGGCATCTTTTGCTAAATCTTCTGTTCTTCAATATAAAGACTCAGACGTAAAAGTTGGATACATTCAACTTCCAAAATTCTACCGTGATTTTGAAAACTCAAAAATCAACTGTACTGATGACGTAAGAAAAGAAATCGAAAGACTTAAAAAAGCAAAAGTAGACGCTATCGTTCTAGATTTAAGAAACAATGGTGGGGGAGCTCTGGAAGATGCTCGCTTGATGTCAGGACTTTTCATTGAAAAAGGGCCGATCGTTCAAGTTAAAAACCACATGGGACAAATTGAAGTATTAGAAGATGACGATACAAGTGTTTCTTACGATGGACCGTTAGTCGTACTTCAAAACCGTTTCTCTGCTTCAGCATCTGAGATTTTAGCAGGAGCTATGCAAGACTACGGACGTGCAGTGATCGTTGGCGGGGATTTCTCTCACGGAAAAGGAACTGTTCAAGCTGTTCTTGATTTAAACCGTGGTCCATTAGTTTCAATCTTTGGTGAAACAATGGGAGCTCTAAAAGTAACGATCCAAAAGTTCTACCGTGTAACTGGAGCTTCAACTCAGTACAAAGGTATCACTCCAGATTTAATCCTACCGGATATCTACAGCTACGTTGAAAGCCGCGAAAAAGATCTTGAATACTCTCTTCCATGGGATCAGATTCAAGCAAAACCTTTTTCAAAGTGGAACAAGTTTACTTATAACGTTCCTGACTTAAAAGCGAAGAGTGCAGCTAGAGTAAAAGTGAACCCTCGTTTTGCTAAGATCAACCGCAATGTTGATTACTTAAACAAAAAGAAAAAAGAAACAATCGTTTCTCTTAACCTGAAAAAAGTTCAGGATGAAGAAGCTGCTACAAAGAAAATGGCAGAAGAGTTAAAGCTTGAAGACGAAGACAAAACTGTTATGGTTACAAACTTTGAAGATTCACTTAAAGCTCACGAAAATATCCGTCCAGCTGATATGAAAAAATGGGCAAAAGATTTCGAGCAAAGAAAAGATGAGTGGATTAAAACGTTGAGACAAGATGCTGTCCTGGGAGAGTCAATGATGATCGCCGGGGATATCGTAAAGTCACTAAAAACTAAAAACACAGCTTCAGCAAAGTAA
- a CDS encoding RDD family protein has product MTEKKTGTRTIVKPQSMSMSEGTSQFHVETAPLDPFDDGKKRKLKLDYDTQKPAKSRQQLYNEMKQEEEILDQDVYQYASIVERGISLAIDCVFIFILYKLVVFLVPLEFKLSHYFMDQYKIQFMFGEAAFIKLLLILSTIAALFFGIVFPMAFFNNSLGKKLVGLKVRGDEKYTLTISEAFMREVIMKPISMGCLVGFVLPFFGGKERKSLHDKVMHTFVIKG; this is encoded by the coding sequence ATGACTGAAAAGAAAACGGGAACAAGAACTATTGTTAAGCCACAATCTATGTCCATGTCGGAAGGAACATCACAGTTCCATGTCGAGACGGCCCCTCTAGACCCATTTGATGATGGGAAGAAAAGAAAACTAAAACTCGACTACGATACTCAAAAACCTGCTAAAAGTAGACAGCAGCTTTATAACGAAATGAAGCAGGAAGAAGAAATTCTTGATCAGGACGTTTATCAGTATGCTTCAATCGTAGAGAGAGGAATTTCTCTGGCAATTGATTGCGTGTTTATATTTATTCTCTATAAGCTTGTTGTTTTTCTCGTTCCACTTGAGTTTAAGCTTTCTCATTACTTCATGGATCAATATAAAATTCAGTTCATGTTTGGTGAAGCTGCTTTTATAAAGTTACTTCTTATTTTAAGTACTATTGCTGCTTTATTCTTTGGAATCGTTTTTCCGATGGCCTTTTTCAATAATAGTCTTGGGAAGAAGTTGGTTGGATTGAAAGTGAGAGGGGATGAGAAGTATACGCTGACGATTTCGGAAGCGTTTATGAGAGAAGTTATTATGAAGCCGATTAGTATGGGGTGTTTGGTTGGGTTTGTTCTGCCGTTTTTTGGTGGAAAGGAGAGGAAGTCTCTTCATGATAAGGTGATGCATACTTTTGTTATTAAGGGCTAG
- a CDS encoding type IV pilus twitching motility protein PilT produces the protein MAFTLKNLSSLVTVAIQHKASDIHIRTNETPCLRISGDLVPVQTKTFNSTDLHDIVKILTADQPGGPRADLVKEELDGAITIPDLCRIRYNIFSYFGQIGIVLRIINTRIPNLAELDMPKTLGKIALQKRGMILVTGATGSGKSTTLSAMIDHINENRASHIITIEDPIEYMYEQKKSRISQREVGRDTEDFNSGLRAALRQDPDVISIGEMRDQVTANTALKAAETGHVVFSTLHTTNTVTTIGRLISMYPAHEQPEVRKRLAENLHAIIGQRMLAGKNGKVVIAQEIMVTSAGIRDCISGKDDLNRIPSIISQGQGKSTNGGQTFDQHIMFLYQKGFIDKEVALDAVSSQADFIQKLIVE, from the coding sequence ATGGCGTTTACTTTAAAAAATCTTTCTTCTTTAGTGACTGTTGCTATCCAACACAAAGCTAGTGACATCCATATTCGTACTAACGAGACACCTTGTTTACGTATTTCAGGGGATCTTGTTCCGGTTCAGACTAAAACTTTTAACTCGACTGACCTTCACGATATCGTAAAAATCTTAACGGCCGATCAACCTGGTGGGCCGAGAGCTGACCTGGTGAAAGAAGAATTAGATGGGGCCATCACTATCCCAGATCTTTGCAGAATTCGTTACAACATTTTTAGTTACTTTGGCCAAATTGGAATCGTTTTGAGAATCATCAATACTCGCATTCCCAATTTAGCTGAACTTGATATGCCCAAGACTCTGGGAAAAATCGCACTTCAAAAACGCGGGATGATTCTGGTTACCGGGGCAACAGGATCAGGAAAGAGTACAACTCTTTCAGCAATGATCGATCACATAAATGAAAATAGAGCGTCTCATATCATCACAATCGAAGATCCGATTGAGTATATGTACGAGCAAAAGAAATCCCGCATCTCGCAAAGAGAAGTAGGAAGAGACACAGAAGACTTTAATTCTGGTTTAAGAGCGGCCCTTCGTCAGGACCCTGATGTTATCTCAATAGGAGAAATGCGCGATCAAGTGACAGCTAATACGGCCTTAAAAGCTGCTGAAACTGGTCACGTGGTATTCTCTACTCTGCACACTACAAATACTGTTACAACAATCGGCCGTCTGATTTCTATGTACCCTGCTCACGAGCAGCCGGAAGTGAGAAAGAGACTTGCTGAAAATCTTCACGCGATTATTGGACAAAGAATGCTTGCCGGAAAAAATGGCAAAGTGGTTATTGCTCAAGAGATCATGGTAACGTCAGCGGGGATCCGCGACTGTATCAGTGGGAAAGATGATCTAAATAGAATTCCAAGTATTATTTCACAAGGTCAAGGTAAGTCGACTAACGGTGGGCAGACTTTCGATCAGCATATTATGTTTCTTTATCAGAAAGGGTTTATTGATAAAGAAGTGGCGCTGGATGCGGTTTCTTCGCAGGCGGACTTTATTCAGAAATTGATTGTTGAATAG
- a CDS encoding glycosyltransferase family 9 protein, with protein MKIKKVLIIRFSSFGDIVQCSSVVELIRQKYPEAVIDWVTRSEFDYLVKLNHDVNHVWSFNKKLGFKGLLDLGMKLRAENYDHVYDAHNNLRSSLLSLMMRFKLLQKPNWLTRSKDRFKRILLFTFRINTFPKPFKGIHSYRAPLLKWGIAPNDDEKLVTWDFKPEARAKVSPFLKDKKTIVLVPSAAWEMKRWPLPLWKKLISIMPEHNFVVLGGKEDHFCEELKAIDPSRVENLAGKLSLVESCALIEKSELVISADTGLLHVADVLGIKALSLMGPTAFGFTTGKQIHTMEVDLPCRPCTKDGRGSCSQDVYQKCMVDITPEMVSLEAQRILRE; from the coding sequence ATGAAAATAAAGAAAGTTCTAATTATTCGCTTTTCCAGTTTCGGAGACATCGTCCAGTGCTCTTCAGTTGTTGAACTAATTCGTCAGAAATACCCTGAAGCGGTTATTGACTGGGTCACAAGAAGCGAGTTCGATTACCTGGTAAAACTCAATCATGACGTCAATCACGTCTGGTCATTCAATAAAAAGCTTGGTTTCAAAGGCTTACTTGATTTGGGAATGAAGCTTCGTGCTGAAAACTATGATCACGTTTACGATGCCCATAACAATTTACGTTCATCACTTTTATCATTAATGATGAGATTTAAACTGTTGCAAAAACCTAACTGGTTAACACGTTCAAAGGATCGTTTTAAACGAATTTTATTATTCACTTTCAGAATTAATACTTTTCCAAAACCTTTTAAAGGGATCCACTCATACCGAGCACCATTATTGAAATGGGGGATTGCTCCCAACGATGATGAAAAGCTTGTGACTTGGGATTTCAAACCAGAGGCCCGTGCTAAAGTAAGTCCTTTCTTAAAAGATAAAAAGACCATCGTACTGGTTCCTTCTGCGGCCTGGGAAATGAAGAGATGGCCTCTGCCTTTATGGAAGAAATTAATTTCAATTATGCCTGAGCATAACTTTGTTGTGTTAGGTGGGAAAGAAGATCATTTCTGTGAAGAGCTAAAAGCAATTGATCCATCTCGAGTTGAAAACTTGGCGGGAAAGTTGTCTCTGGTTGAAAGCTGCGCTCTGATTGAGAAATCAGAACTGGTTATTTCTGCTGATACAGGATTACTTCATGTGGCCGATGTTTTAGGGATTAAAGCATTGTCTCTTATGGGGCCTACTGCTTTTGGTTTCACAACTGGAAAGCAGATTCATACAATGGAAGTCGATCTACCGTGCAGGCCGTGCACTAAAGACGGCCGTGGCAGTTGTTCTCAGGATGTTTACCAGAAGTGTATGGTGGATATTACTCCTGAGATGGTGTCGCTTGAAGCTCAACGCATTCTCCGCGAATAG
- a CDS encoding amidohydrolase family protein yields the protein MFSKNEKVIHDIKCALIDVISETNGITINDTLELLAYHPELKSNPLVEKSLAEFRKLIIGFHNNDVDISTLLSHPFSEAFFGFFKDFPLSYHEEHIHLTGSLSAEFIFPRLKVLLEGPDKQLYEDKIKQVYGDNAIPLNSVEDVDRLIRLKEGEQFKTYLKILYLSKLILTTKEAHVEAAYHMASELYSKYNVGKIRLKFTLSRSTGISDEQIPGLENLTEDDVVLGLYEGFMKFKAEKPFFNFILSPSFRKESNFFDQSAYPSKKEHFEDQVMTIIEILKKYPFLSEVLSEVDTVGDEKEVYKKKHFLEMKSGLRRLQFQGFKIRSHHGETWKILRLGVQAVDNALNIWHIDTLEHGLSLGINPNFYFHRLYQRIMEMNQQQKPLNPKSFEYDEIMDMEWHDEEVREKIINGITLNPKEMVKFLKTKFHTAREVEHYQHDVLNRMINKKVSLVALPSSNLKLTGAFPDYKDHPFSWWEKKGVQLGIGTDNYITLSTNYIQELLILLYSNPNSLKITKLLMVATKETRRPYISHLLWEMRKTIRGECVELQATPSQE from the coding sequence ATGTTCTCAAAAAATGAAAAAGTCATTCATGATATAAAATGTGCACTCATTGATGTGATCAGTGAGACCAACGGAATTACGATCAACGATACTCTGGAGCTCCTTGCTTACCATCCTGAATTAAAATCTAATCCTTTAGTGGAGAAGTCATTAGCTGAATTTAGAAAACTTATTATTGGTTTTCATAATAACGATGTCGATATTTCAACACTCCTGTCTCACCCTTTTTCAGAGGCATTTTTCGGATTTTTTAAAGATTTTCCACTTTCATATCATGAAGAGCATATCCATTTAACCGGCTCTCTTTCTGCTGAGTTTATTTTTCCTCGCTTAAAAGTATTACTAGAAGGTCCGGATAAGCAACTGTATGAAGATAAGATCAAACAAGTTTACGGTGACAATGCTATTCCACTTAACTCTGTTGAAGACGTTGACCGTTTAATCAGATTAAAAGAGGGTGAACAATTTAAGACCTATTTAAAAATTCTTTATTTATCAAAACTTATTCTGACGACTAAAGAGGCCCACGTTGAAGCTGCCTACCACATGGCCAGTGAGCTCTATTCAAAATATAATGTTGGAAAAATCAGACTTAAATTCACTCTTTCAAGAAGTACTGGAATCAGTGATGAACAAATCCCGGGATTAGAAAATTTAACTGAAGACGATGTTGTTCTCGGCCTTTATGAAGGCTTCATGAAATTTAAAGCAGAAAAACCATTCTTTAATTTCATTCTTTCACCTAGCTTTAGAAAAGAGTCTAACTTTTTTGATCAAAGTGCTTACCCTTCTAAGAAAGAGCATTTCGAAGATCAGGTTATGACGATTATAGAAATTCTGAAAAAGTATCCATTTCTCTCTGAAGTGTTAAGTGAAGTTGATACGGTTGGAGATGAGAAAGAAGTTTATAAGAAAAAACATTTCCTTGAAATGAAATCAGGGCTTCGTCGCCTGCAATTCCAGGGATTCAAAATCAGAAGTCACCATGGCGAGACATGGAAGATTTTAAGGCTCGGTGTTCAGGCCGTAGATAACGCTCTCAACATCTGGCATATAGATACACTTGAGCACGGGCTAAGTCTTGGGATCAATCCCAACTTTTATTTTCACCGTCTATACCAACGTATTATGGAAATGAATCAGCAGCAAAAACCACTTAATCCAAAAAGCTTTGAATATGATGAAATTATGGATATGGAATGGCATGACGAAGAAGTTAGAGAAAAAATTATCAATGGTATAACTCTTAATCCGAAAGAAATGGTGAAGTTCCTCAAAACAAAATTTCATACGGCCCGCGAAGTTGAGCATTATCAGCATGACGTTTTAAACCGCATGATTAATAAGAAAGTTTCTCTGGTTGCTCTTCCCTCTTCAAATTTAAAATTAACGGGTGCTTTCCCGGATTATAAAGACCATCCATTTTCGTGGTGGGAGAAAAAAGGGGTTCAGCTGGGAATAGGGACCGACAACTACATTACGTTGAGTACGAACTATATTCAGGAACTTTTGATTCTTCTTTACTCAAATCCAAATAGTTTAAAAATTACAAAACTGTTAATGGTCGCGACGAAAGAAACTCGTCGTCCATACATTAGTCATTTGTTGTGGGAAATGAGAAAAACTATTCGCGGAGAATGCGTTGAGCTTCAAGCGACACCATCTCAGGAGTAA
- a CDS encoding DnaJ domain-containing protein, translated as MSVNKDIIIRVGLGVVLIVVFAKVVGPVIFEILKRKIPGAYNPENDIDGMIKRQKERLRSQYGLVGRQESVVLKETNESVSHAPSAPVTKEVETLYKETRWGGGDFAKGIKDEITKTYSYTLAETKVNAFILLSEKRKYLGYLSVENQKSLDAIKHYLSLLMLFLIMIEEIRNKEFNLIDRVAKKCHVDPMEFALALQLKVLFALSAKREMKEDRLYENKLTLHQYSEDTMKEATDLILKKEANLWAKGHSIFIEELSLLLTYADVLIPTPKVQHKKDIATAYTILKATPEMEMEEIKKIYKKMAMLKHPDKIGQLKLPKALEKKAILNFNHIQEAYDIISVERKK; from the coding sequence ATGTCTGTTAATAAAGATATTATCATCCGAGTCGGTCTCGGTGTCGTTTTAATTGTTGTCTTCGCCAAAGTGGTGGGGCCAGTTATCTTTGAAATCTTAAAAAGAAAAATCCCTGGTGCCTACAATCCTGAAAATGATATTGATGGAATGATCAAACGCCAGAAAGAAAGACTGCGCTCTCAATATGGGTTAGTGGGCAGACAAGAATCTGTTGTCCTCAAAGAAACAAATGAATCTGTTTCTCATGCTCCTTCCGCTCCTGTGACAAAAGAAGTTGAAACACTCTACAAAGAAACCCGCTGGGGTGGTGGAGATTTCGCCAAAGGTATCAAAGACGAGATCACTAAAACTTATTCATACACACTTGCTGAAACGAAAGTGAATGCCTTTATCCTTTTATCAGAAAAGAGAAAGTACTTGGGTTACCTGAGTGTTGAAAATCAAAAATCATTGGATGCTATTAAGCACTACCTTAGCCTACTGATGTTGTTTCTTATTATGATTGAAGAAATCAGAAACAAAGAATTCAATCTTATCGATCGAGTGGCCAAAAAATGTCACGTCGATCCTATGGAATTTGCCCTGGCACTACAATTAAAAGTACTCTTTGCCTTGTCTGCTAAAAGAGAAATGAAAGAAGATCGTCTTTATGAAAATAAACTCACTCTTCATCAATACTCTGAAGATACAATGAAAGAGGCCACAGATTTAATCCTGAAAAAAGAGGCCAATCTATGGGCCAAAGGGCATTCGATCTTTATAGAAGAGCTCAGCCTGCTCCTGACTTATGCGGACGTTTTAATCCCTACGCCTAAGGTTCAACACAAAAAAGATATCGCTACAGCTTATACGATTCTTAAGGCCACTCCTGAAATGGAAATGGAAGAAATTAAGAAGATCTATAAGAAGATGGCGATGCTAAAGCACCCCGATAAAATTGGACAATTGAAACTGCCAAAAGCTTTAGAGAAAAAAGCTATTTTAAATTTTAATCATATACAAGAAGCCTACGACATCATCAGCGTAGAAAGGAAAAAATAA
- a CDS encoding enolase C-terminal domain-like protein: MFTWSIKEIELPLKFTWNISRNSSDTKKNFIVKVKNGSIEAYGEVAFNVRYGESRDLILEKFEEFKNNAPQEFNGVESVVAYLETTDLPQSLKFGIESSFVHYVAILSGKTVPQLMGTNTIASVKTSFSIPIMEIGKIESFIKDNNLQRFSVLKVKVNREIAQDFCAEVLRLTNVPLRVDANESFESARETLQFLEKFPQINRLEFLEQPLPSNMHDEALELKKHSNVMLMADESVTKEEVNEYHVERFHAVNVKMMKAGGYMRAIKQLRQAKVLGLKTMLGCMVETSLGISSALNIAGGVDFYDLDGCLLIKDDPYKLVSEENGKIFYSYIQ, encoded by the coding sequence ATGTTTACGTGGTCAATAAAAGAAATAGAACTTCCTCTAAAGTTTACCTGGAATATTTCACGAAATAGCTCAGATACTAAGAAGAACTTCATCGTTAAGGTGAAAAATGGATCAATTGAAGCTTACGGCGAAGTGGCCTTCAATGTGCGATATGGTGAAAGCCGCGACCTGATCCTGGAAAAGTTCGAAGAATTTAAAAACAATGCCCCTCAAGAGTTCAATGGCGTCGAAAGTGTTGTGGCCTACCTGGAAACAACGGATCTTCCGCAGTCATTAAAATTCGGGATAGAGTCAAGCTTCGTTCATTACGTAGCAATTTTGTCAGGTAAGACAGTTCCTCAGTTAATGGGAACAAATACTATTGCCAGCGTTAAGACTTCTTTTTCAATTCCTATTATGGAAATTGGAAAGATCGAAAGTTTTATCAAAGACAACAACCTTCAAAGATTTTCAGTATTAAAAGTAAAAGTGAATCGCGAGATCGCTCAGGATTTCTGTGCAGAAGTTTTAAGATTAACGAACGTTCCTTTAAGAGTGGACGCTAACGAGTCTTTTGAATCAGCAAGAGAGACACTACAGTTCTTAGAAAAATTCCCACAAATTAATCGTCTGGAGTTTTTAGAGCAACCACTACCAAGTAATATGCACGATGAAGCGCTGGAATTAAAAAAGCATTCAAACGTCATGTTAATGGCCGATGAATCGGTGACAAAAGAAGAAGTGAACGAATACCACGTTGAGAGATTCCATGCTGTAAACGTGAAGATGATGAAGGCCGGTGGATACATGCGTGCCATTAAGCAATTAAGACAAGCGAAAGTGCTGGGTCTTAAAACAATGCTTGGGTGTATGGTTGAAACAAGTCTGGGAATATCTAGTGCACTAAATATCGCAGGCGGCGTAGATTTCTACGATCTTGATGGGTGTCTTTTAATTAAAGATGATCCATACAAGTTAGTCAGTGAAGAGAATGGAAAGATTTTTTATTCTTATATTCAATAG